A genomic window from Macaca thibetana thibetana isolate TM-01 chromosome 16, ASM2454274v1, whole genome shotgun sequence includes:
- the TMIGD1 gene encoding transmembrane and immunoglobulin domain-containing protein 1 isoform X1: MHNRQKEGSQTKVQNQLHYFSLSRSYFNSLKMAWNSSVVMQMGRFLLLVILFLPREMTSSVLTVNGKTENYILDTTPGSQVSLICAVQNHTREEELLWYREEGRVDLKSGNKINSSSVCVSSISENDNGISFTCRLGRDPSVSISVALNVIFPPLLSGNNFQTVEEGSNVKLVCSVKANPQAQMMWYKNSSLLDLEKSHHQIQQTSESFQLSITKVEKSDNGTYSCTAKSSLQTESLDFHLIVKDKTVSVPVEPIIAACVVIFLTLCFGLVARRKKIMELCMKDKDPHRETAL; the protein is encoded by the exons ATGCATAATAGACAGAAGGAAGGTTCACAAACCAAAGTACAAAACCAACTGCACTATTTTTCCCTTAGTAGATCCTACTTTAACTCATTAAAGATGGCATGGAACAGCAGTGTCGTAATGCAAATGGGAAGATTTCTTCTcttagtaattttatttctgccaCGTGAGATGACAA GTTCTGTTTTAACTGTGAATGGTAAAACTGAGAACTATATCCTGGATACTACACCTGGCTCCCAAGTGTCTCTGATATGTGCTGTTCAAAACCACACCAGAGAGGAAGAACTGCTCTGGTACCGAGAGGAGGGGAGAGTGGATTTGAAATCTGGAAACAAAATCAATTCCAgctctgtctgtgtctcttccATCAGTGAAAATGACAACGGAATCAGCTTTACCTGCAGGCTGGGGAGGGATCCGTCCGTGTCCATTTCGGTGGCACTGAATGTTATTT TTCCTCCTCTCCTAAGTGGAAACAACTTCCAAACAGTTGAGGAAGGCAGTAACGTGAAGTTGGTTTGCAGTGTGAAAGCCAACCCCCAGGCTCAAATGATGTGGTACAAAAACAGTAGTCTCCTGGATTTAGAGAAAAGCCATCACCAAATCCAACAGACAAGTGAGTCTTTTCAGCTGTCAATCACCAAAGTCGAGAAATCTGACAACGGAACCTACAGTTGTACTGCAAAGTCATCTCTGCAAACGGAGAGCTTGGACTTTCACCTGATTGTTAAAG ATAAAACTGTGAGTGTACCAGTAGAGCCCATTATTGCTGCATGTGTTGTGATCTTTCTGACATTGTGCTTTGGACTGGTtgctagaagaaagaaaataatggag CTCTGCATGAAGGATAAAGACCCTCACAGGGAAACAGCTCT atga
- the TMIGD1 gene encoding transmembrane and immunoglobulin domain-containing protein 1 isoform X2: MHNRQKEGSQTKVQNQLHYFSLSRSYFNSLKMAWNSSVVMQMGRFLLLVILFLPREMTSSVLTVNGKTENYILDTTPGSQVSLICAVQNHTREEELLWYREEGRVDLKSGNKINSSSVCVSSISENDNGISFTCRLGRDPSVSISVALNVIFPPLLSGNNFQTVEEGSNVKLVCSVKANPQAQMMWYKNSSLLDLEKSHHQIQQTSESFQLSITKVEKSDNGTYSCTAKSSLQTESLDFHLIVKALHEG; this comes from the exons ATGCATAATAGACAGAAGGAAGGTTCACAAACCAAAGTACAAAACCAACTGCACTATTTTTCCCTTAGTAGATCCTACTTTAACTCATTAAAGATGGCATGGAACAGCAGTGTCGTAATGCAAATGGGAAGATTTCTTCTcttagtaattttatttctgccaCGTGAGATGACAA GTTCTGTTTTAACTGTGAATGGTAAAACTGAGAACTATATCCTGGATACTACACCTGGCTCCCAAGTGTCTCTGATATGTGCTGTTCAAAACCACACCAGAGAGGAAGAACTGCTCTGGTACCGAGAGGAGGGGAGAGTGGATTTGAAATCTGGAAACAAAATCAATTCCAgctctgtctgtgtctcttccATCAGTGAAAATGACAACGGAATCAGCTTTACCTGCAGGCTGGGGAGGGATCCGTCCGTGTCCATTTCGGTGGCACTGAATGTTATTT TTCCTCCTCTCCTAAGTGGAAACAACTTCCAAACAGTTGAGGAAGGCAGTAACGTGAAGTTGGTTTGCAGTGTGAAAGCCAACCCCCAGGCTCAAATGATGTGGTACAAAAACAGTAGTCTCCTGGATTTAGAGAAAAGCCATCACCAAATCCAACAGACAAGTGAGTCTTTTCAGCTGTCAATCACCAAAGTCGAGAAATCTGACAACGGAACCTACAGTTGTACTGCAAAGTCATCTCTGCAAACGGAGAGCTTGGACTTTCACCTGATTGTTAAAG CTCTGCATGAAGGATAA